In Streptomyces sp. NBC_00306, a single genomic region encodes these proteins:
- a CDS encoding muconolactone Delta-isomerase family protein, translating to MNEFLVELTTHIPEGTEPAEVDRRRAEESGRARELAAAGHLVRLWRPVGELRSIGLWRAADEAELREKVLGTLPLWPWMTPVITAVTSHPNDPGTSDPAQ from the coding sequence ATGAACGAGTTCCTGGTCGAGCTCACCACTCACATCCCCGAGGGCACAGAGCCGGCGGAGGTGGATCGCCGGCGCGCAGAGGAATCCGGGCGTGCCCGGGAGCTTGCCGCCGCGGGCCACCTGGTACGGCTGTGGCGCCCGGTGGGTGAGCTGCGCAGCATCGGCCTGTGGCGAGCGGCGGACGAGGCCGAGTTGCGCGAGAAGGTTCTCGGCACTTTGCCGCTCTGGCCGTGGATGACCCCGGTGATCACTGCGGTGACGTCCCACCCGAACGACCCGGGCACGTCGGATCCCGCGCAGTAG
- a CDS encoding SDR family NAD(P)-dependent oxidoreductase, producing the protein MSAQPQKVAVITGASQGIGAGLVTAYRKLGHSVVATSRSIAESDDPGVVTVRGDISDRATAERVIAEGVARFGRIDTLVNNAGIFIAKPFTDYTEEDYDTVLGLNLAGFFRITQLAIPHMLEQGGGHIVQITTSLVDHANANVPSVLASLTKGGLQSATKSLAIEYAGRGIRSNAVALGTIKTPMHPESTHETLAAMHPVGRMGEVSDIADAVVYLENAPFVTGEILHVDGGQSAGH; encoded by the coding sequence ATGAGTGCACAGCCTCAGAAGGTCGCCGTCATCACCGGCGCATCGCAGGGCATCGGAGCCGGTCTGGTCACCGCGTACCGCAAGCTCGGCCACTCGGTCGTCGCCACCTCACGCAGCATCGCCGAGTCCGACGATCCGGGGGTGGTCACCGTCCGGGGCGACATCTCCGATCGCGCCACAGCCGAGCGCGTCATCGCGGAGGGCGTGGCCCGGTTCGGCCGCATCGACACCCTGGTCAACAATGCCGGCATCTTCATAGCCAAGCCCTTCACCGACTACACCGAGGAGGACTACGACACGGTGCTCGGGCTGAACCTGGCGGGATTCTTCCGGATCACCCAACTCGCGATCCCGCACATGCTCGAGCAGGGAGGCGGCCACATCGTGCAGATCACCACCAGCCTCGTCGACCACGCGAACGCGAACGTGCCCTCCGTACTGGCCTCGCTGACCAAGGGCGGCCTGCAGTCCGCGACCAAGTCGCTCGCCATCGAGTACGCCGGCCGCGGCATCCGGTCCAACGCGGTCGCTCTGGGCACCATCAAGACCCCCATGCACCCCGAGAGCACCCACGAGACACTCGCCGCCATGCACCCGGTGGGGCGCATGGGCGAAGTCAGCGACATCGCCGACGCCGTGGTCTACCTGGAGAACGCTCCGTTCGTCACCGGTGAGATCCTGCACGTCGACGGCGGCCAGAGCGCCGGGCACTGA
- a CDS encoding enoyl-CoA hydratase/isomerase family protein, with amino-acid sequence MSDEQQFHVDEVSPSYWKVTFENGPINLIDVDTVEQLAALVTRIEQADELTVVVFQSANPDFFMAHWDFTADTARVSAMRAGSTGLHPYADNLIRLSTVPAVTISAINGRVRGAGSEFVLATDIRFAGPRAVLGQFEVGVGSVPGGNPMGRLARLVGRGRAMEIVLGADDFPAELAARYGYVNRVLPDGELDGFVDAFARRIEGFDKVAVSETKSVVNAATHIPHDEFASSLSGFFRTSGRPENADHVRSLFRRGLQTPGGAELDLGKQVAERG; translated from the coding sequence ATGAGCGATGAGCAGCAGTTCCATGTGGACGAAGTGTCGCCCTCCTACTGGAAGGTGACCTTCGAGAACGGCCCCATCAACCTCATCGACGTGGACACCGTCGAGCAGCTCGCCGCTCTGGTGACCCGTATCGAGCAGGCCGATGAGTTGACCGTCGTCGTCTTCCAGAGCGCCAACCCCGACTTCTTCATGGCCCACTGGGACTTCACGGCCGACACGGCGCGAGTGAGCGCGATGCGGGCCGGGTCCACCGGGCTGCACCCGTACGCGGACAACCTCATCCGCCTCAGCACCGTCCCGGCCGTGACGATCTCCGCGATCAACGGCCGTGTCCGGGGAGCGGGAAGCGAGTTCGTCCTGGCCACGGACATCCGTTTCGCAGGGCCCCGGGCCGTCCTGGGGCAGTTCGAGGTGGGGGTGGGCTCTGTGCCCGGGGGCAATCCGATGGGGCGCCTCGCCCGGCTGGTGGGCCGGGGGAGAGCGATGGAGATCGTCCTGGGGGCGGACGACTTCCCGGCTGAACTCGCGGCCCGGTACGGCTACGTCAACCGCGTCCTTCCCGACGGAGAGCTGGATGGCTTCGTCGACGCGTTCGCCCGCCGTATCGAAGGGTTCGACAAGGTCGCCGTTTCCGAGACCAAGAGCGTGGTGAACGCGGCCACGCACATTCCGCACGACGAGTTCGCGTCCAGCCTGTCCGGCTTCTTCCGCACGTCAGGGCGCCCGGAGAACGCCGATCATGTGCGGAGCCTGTTCCGGCGTGGCCTGCAGACGCCGGGAGGCGCGGAACTCGACCTGGGCAAGCAGGTCGCGGAACGAGGCTGA
- a CDS encoding TetR/AcrR family transcriptional regulator yields the protein MGRTSDAKEKIISAAQTLIELRGYSALGVAEICKTAGVPKGSFYYFFESKEALALTVIDEHWAAQQRDWTRILNSDAEPLQRLRRLFQETEAAQLAGQQTCGTVSGCLFGNLTLEMSNQTEAIRKRLQEIFDAQVDMVESVIAEALERGEVAVGDTHDAARSVVAQLEGQVLFAKLYNSTSQLSVLWANCLALLGARVPREEAARA from the coding sequence ATGGGACGCACGAGCGACGCCAAAGAGAAGATCATCAGTGCCGCGCAGACACTCATCGAGCTGCGCGGATACTCGGCGTTGGGCGTGGCCGAGATCTGCAAGACGGCCGGAGTGCCCAAGGGCAGCTTCTACTACTTCTTCGAGTCCAAAGAGGCTCTCGCGCTGACGGTCATCGACGAGCACTGGGCCGCTCAGCAGCGCGACTGGACCCGCATCCTGAACAGCGATGCGGAACCCCTGCAGCGGCTGCGCCGGCTCTTCCAGGAGACCGAGGCCGCTCAGCTCGCCGGTCAGCAGACCTGCGGCACTGTCTCCGGATGCCTCTTCGGGAACCTCACCCTCGAGATGAGCAACCAGACCGAGGCCATCCGCAAGCGTCTGCAGGAGATCTTCGACGCCCAGGTCGACATGGTCGAGTCGGTCATCGCCGAGGCTCTTGAGAGGGGTGAGGTCGCGGTCGGCGATACCCATGACGCTGCTCGGTCCGTCGTCGCGCAGCTCGAGGGGCAGGTGCTGTTCGCGAAGCTCTACAACAGCACCTCCCAGCTCAGCGTCCTCTGGGCGAACTGCCTGGCCCTGCTGGGTGCTCGGGTCCCGCGGGAGGAAGCAGCCCGCGCGTAA
- a CDS encoding YybH family protein, protein MSNPMYAVLKQWKSAFDGHRPDVMADLFTPDALFQGFGPEVLSGRESVRDYYEAVARDRSADVTILHTYEIGDQVAGGFADVTFRGDDGWQAPVHMSLTLQRDGGTWRIRQYHVSRVITEH, encoded by the coding sequence ATGAGCAACCCGATGTACGCGGTGCTGAAGCAGTGGAAGTCCGCCTTCGACGGCCACCGGCCGGACGTCATGGCGGACCTCTTCACCCCCGATGCCCTCTTCCAGGGCTTCGGACCTGAAGTCCTCTCCGGTCGCGAGTCCGTACGGGACTACTACGAGGCCGTCGCCCGCGACCGAAGCGCCGATGTGACGATCCTCCACACCTACGAGATCGGCGATCAGGTGGCCGGAGGGTTTGCGGACGTCACCTTCCGCGGTGACGACGGCTGGCAGGCTCCGGTACACATGTCGCTGACCCTCCAGCGCGACGGCGGGACCTGGCGGATCCGCCAGTACCACGTCTCCCGGGTCATCACCGAGCACTGA
- a CDS encoding EF-hand domain-containing protein, with translation MASAFQERKLKGMFAAFDADGDGFLREEDFRALVARWSRLPGVDPGTDLQARVTTLLMGWWAALRETGDRNGDGAVDMDDLLSLVDKLPAMAGDVTATADTVFDAVDADGDGRICAEEHRRLVETWTGRPLDASGVFELLDLNRDGHLSREEFALLWRQYWMSDDPGEPGNWLCGRFATG, from the coding sequence ATGGCCAGCGCGTTTCAGGAGCGCAAGCTCAAGGGGATGTTCGCCGCATTCGACGCGGACGGCGACGGCTTTCTGCGCGAGGAGGACTTCAGGGCGCTCGTCGCCCGTTGGAGCCGGCTGCCGGGCGTAGACCCCGGGACGGACCTGCAGGCAAGGGTGACGACGCTGCTCATGGGGTGGTGGGCGGCGCTGCGGGAGACGGGGGACAGGAACGGGGACGGCGCGGTCGACATGGACGACCTGCTGTCGCTCGTCGACAAACTGCCCGCCATGGCCGGGGACGTCACCGCGACCGCCGACACCGTCTTCGACGCGGTGGACGCCGATGGCGACGGCCGGATCTGCGCCGAAGAACATCGCCGGCTCGTCGAGACCTGGACCGGTCGGCCTCTGGACGCATCCGGTGTCTTCGAGTTGCTCGACCTGAACCGCGACGGCCACCTCAGCCGCGAGGAGTTCGCGCTGTTGTGGCGTCAGTACTGGATGAGCGACGACCCGGGGGAGCCGGGTAACTGGCTCTGCGGCCGCTTCGCGACCGGGTAG
- a CDS encoding terpene synthase family protein gives MRRNSLRWATALGIVTTEEEVRRLDAPRFDRLAGYAHPDARGLGAQLVSDWMFWFFPFDDWFDGPLGEDPAAVRDVVRPMIRFVHGEWAALPASAPPLLRAFAELCGRSRMGMSATWQNRFAEDTAKYLYSYILEAIIRRSGQEPDMEHLVEVRRDAIGIRPSLAFGETAEQHEVAFPLVLSETVHELRKVCADIVVVQNDAYSLSKDLRQGESSNQAVALIRRHGMTAPEAIAHLERSHDRLIETFLRLEAMSTTLPPRYGLPEQAPHLAHHLSTLRCWISGNDAWSRETQRYARA, from the coding sequence ATGCGCCGGAACAGTCTCCGGTGGGCGACGGCGCTCGGGATCGTCACCACCGAGGAGGAAGTCCGACGGCTCGACGCACCACGGTTCGACCGGCTCGCCGGATACGCACATCCTGACGCTCGGGGTCTCGGCGCCCAGCTGGTCTCGGACTGGATGTTCTGGTTCTTTCCGTTCGACGATTGGTTCGACGGCCCCCTCGGCGAGGACCCGGCGGCCGTCAGAGACGTCGTCCGCCCCATGATTCGGTTCGTCCACGGCGAATGGGCGGCGCTACCCGCCTCAGCCCCTCCGCTCCTGCGTGCCTTCGCCGAGCTCTGCGGGCGCAGCCGTATGGGCATGTCGGCCACCTGGCAGAACCGGTTCGCCGAGGACACGGCCAAGTACCTGTACTCCTACATCCTCGAGGCCATCATCCGGCGCAGCGGCCAGGAGCCGGACATGGAGCATCTCGTCGAGGTCCGCCGGGACGCGATCGGCATCCGGCCCTCTCTCGCGTTCGGCGAGACCGCAGAACAGCATGAGGTGGCCTTTCCCTTGGTTCTCAGCGAGACCGTGCACGAGCTCCGCAAGGTCTGCGCGGACATCGTCGTCGTCCAGAACGACGCGTATTCCCTGTCCAAGGACCTGCGCCAGGGAGAGTCCAGCAATCAGGCCGTCGCGCTGATCCGCCGGCACGGTATGACCGCCCCGGAAGCCATCGCGCACCTCGAACGCAGCCACGACCGGCTCATCGAGACATTCCTGCGCCTCGAAGCCATGTCCACGACCCTGCCCCCGCGCTACGGACTCCCCGAACAAGCACCGCACCTCGCTCACCACCTCTCGACCCTCCGGTGCTGGATCAGCGGCAACGACGCCTGGAGCAGGGAGACACAGCGTTACGCCAGGGCGTAG
- a CDS encoding glutaminase has product MDYRAVLEQIVQDIAPQVGGGRPAEYIPVLASVDPSQFGMAIAEVDGTVHGIGDWQRPFSTQSITKVFTLALALAQGGDGLWARVGREPSGNAFNSLVQLEYENGIPRNPFINAGALVVTDQLLTLNGDAGNELLEFLRQESGNPELGFDAQVARSESEFGDRNAALAHFMASYGNIANPVPTLLEHYFRQCSIEMSCGDLALACRFLARHGLRADNTRLLTRSGAKQINAVMLTCGTYDAAGEFAYRVGLPGKSGVGGGIVAVVPGHCTICVWSPGLDARGNSVAGVAALDRFTTLTGLSVF; this is encoded by the coding sequence ATGGACTACCGAGCCGTCCTGGAACAGATCGTTCAGGACATCGCGCCGCAGGTCGGCGGCGGCCGGCCCGCCGAATACATCCCGGTTCTGGCGAGTGTCGACCCGAGCCAGTTCGGTATGGCCATCGCCGAGGTGGACGGCACCGTCCACGGCATCGGGGACTGGCAGCGGCCCTTCTCCACGCAGTCGATCACCAAGGTCTTCACGCTGGCGCTGGCGCTCGCTCAGGGAGGGGACGGTCTCTGGGCGCGCGTCGGCCGCGAGCCCTCGGGCAACGCGTTCAACTCTCTGGTCCAGCTGGAGTACGAGAACGGCATCCCGCGTAATCCGTTCATCAACGCCGGCGCCCTCGTGGTCACCGACCAGTTGCTGACGCTGAACGGGGACGCCGGCAACGAACTCCTCGAGTTCCTGCGGCAGGAGAGCGGCAATCCGGAACTGGGGTTCGACGCACAGGTCGCCCGGTCCGAGTCGGAATTCGGCGACCGCAATGCCGCACTGGCCCACTTCATGGCCAGCTACGGCAATATCGCCAACCCCGTCCCCACCCTCCTCGAACACTACTTCCGGCAGTGCTCGATCGAGATGAGCTGCGGCGATCTGGCGCTCGCCTGCCGTTTCCTCGCCCGGCACGGCCTGCGCGCCGACAACACCCGGCTGCTCACCCGCAGCGGGGCCAAGCAGATCAACGCGGTGATGCTCACGTGCGGTACCTACGACGCCGCCGGCGAGTTCGCGTACCGGGTGGGGCTGCCGGGCAAGAGCGGAGTCGGCGGCGGGATCGTCGCCGTCGTACCGGGGCACTGCACCATCTGTGTGTGGAGCCCCGGCCTGGACGCGCGCGGCAACTCGGTCGCGGGCGTCGCGGCGCTGGACCGCTTCACGACCCTGACCGGGCTCTCGGTCTTCTGA
- a CDS encoding HEAT repeat domain-containing protein, which yields MLIGDVARRSGVSARMLRHYDSLGLVRPTQRTEAGYREYSGEDIRRIFHIESLRSLGLSLREVRSALDDPGFRPTELVDDLIRQTRERIAGETALLTRLRRIGAAEPAEWEDVLQIVALLQALGSESAGKRQRAALSSVDEVSVPVEALVDAVLSETDPHVAGALRWALAQSGDSVVALLAEGLDSPVADVRKRAVQSIAEFPDEDASALLRDALTNSDVVVRRYAALALGARGVAEAVPTLIDMIIAGVHDVEAADALGALASRPASAEQIASRLVGRLAPGALEPAARRRLTQALADVPGTTTSDALVDLSRDEDRAVALTATYLLTLRSAP from the coding sequence GTGTTGATCGGTGATGTGGCACGACGGTCCGGGGTCAGCGCCCGCATGCTCAGGCATTACGACTCTCTCGGTCTGGTGCGGCCCACGCAGCGCACCGAGGCCGGCTACCGGGAGTACTCCGGTGAGGACATCCGGCGGATCTTCCACATCGAGAGCCTGCGGTCGTTGGGTCTGTCGCTGCGCGAAGTCCGCAGCGCACTGGACGATCCCGGCTTCCGGCCCACGGAGCTCGTCGACGACCTCATCCGCCAGACGCGCGAACGCATCGCCGGCGAGACGGCTTTGCTCACGCGACTGCGTCGGATCGGTGCCGCGGAACCCGCCGAATGGGAGGACGTCCTGCAGATCGTCGCGCTGCTCCAGGCCCTGGGGTCGGAAAGCGCGGGGAAGCGTCAGCGCGCGGCCCTGTCCTCGGTGGACGAGGTTTCCGTTCCGGTGGAGGCGCTGGTCGATGCGGTGTTGAGCGAGACGGATCCGCACGTCGCCGGAGCCCTTCGATGGGCTCTGGCGCAATCGGGGGACAGCGTTGTGGCCCTGCTGGCGGAGGGACTGGATTCACCGGTCGCCGATGTACGAAAGCGTGCCGTGCAGTCCATCGCCGAGTTTCCGGACGAGGACGCGAGCGCGCTTCTGCGGGACGCCCTCACGAACTCCGACGTCGTGGTCCGCAGGTATGCCGCTCTGGCGCTCGGAGCACGAGGGGTGGCCGAGGCCGTCCCGACACTCATCGACATGATCATCGCGGGGGTACATGACGTCGAAGCCGCCGATGCACTCGGTGCGTTGGCGAGTCGTCCTGCGTCGGCGGAGCAGATCGCCTCCAGGCTCGTCGGCCGTCTCGCCCCAGGGGCCCTGGAACCGGCCGCTCGCCGACGGCTGACGCAAGCGCTCGCGGACGTCCCGGGGACCACGACGTCAGATGCCCTCGTCGATCTGTCCCGCGACGAGGACCGTGCCGTGGCACTCACCGCGACCTACCTGCTCACGCTGCGCAGCGCCCCGTAG
- a CDS encoding HEAT repeat domain-containing protein, giving the protein MVPVAIPQQDTNTTRGLRALENSSSSVRLRAALAVGTSPDDEFIDVLIARCAVEPDFSVREMLTWALTRHPSSTTVPKLIDALGSERAQARSQALHTLSKVGDRRAYSAITRALLTDADDEVARSAWRAAVALVPEGEGPQLAEVLATQFGRGARETQLSLSRAMIVLGETAEAALRTAMMDVDPHVRQHAIATERLLRDPDAGFEFAIEEAKRIVALGTNSQDG; this is encoded by the coding sequence GTGGTTCCGGTGGCCATACCGCAACAGGACACGAACACGACGCGAGGGCTCCGGGCGCTGGAGAACAGCAGCTCGTCGGTACGGCTGCGGGCAGCACTGGCGGTCGGCACGAGCCCGGACGACGAGTTCATCGACGTACTCATCGCACGGTGCGCGGTCGAGCCCGACTTCTCTGTGCGTGAAATGCTCACGTGGGCGCTGACCCGCCACCCGTCGTCGACGACGGTCCCGAAGCTCATCGACGCTCTCGGCTCGGAGCGTGCGCAGGCGCGCAGCCAGGCATTGCACACGTTGTCCAAGGTCGGGGACCGGCGGGCCTACTCTGCGATCACACGGGCGCTGCTGACCGACGCCGACGACGAGGTTGCGCGCAGTGCGTGGCGGGCAGCGGTCGCACTCGTCCCCGAAGGTGAGGGACCGCAGCTGGCCGAGGTGCTGGCCACCCAGTTCGGGCGGGGTGCGCGGGAGACGCAGTTGAGCCTCAGCCGGGCGATGATCGTGCTCGGTGAGACGGCCGAGGCGGCCCTGCGCACAGCGATGATGGACGTCGACCCCCACGTGCGTCAGCACGCGATCGCCACGGAACGGCTGTTGCGCGACCCGGATGCCGGATTCGAGTTCGCGATCGAGGAGGCGAAGCGCATCGTAGCTCTGGGAACGAACAGCCAGGACGGGTGA
- a CDS encoding alpha/beta fold hydrolase, whose translation MNEQTPTVVLVHGAFADSSSWNGVVERLQSHDYSVVAAANPLRGLTGDAEYVRQLVASIEGPVVLVGHSYGGAVISNAADGLDNVKALVFVAAFMPEKGESALDIAGMFPGSTLGEALRPVPITLPDDSRTVDLYIDESRFPHQFAADLPKETAAIMAATQRPVTNAALAEPAFAAAWKEIPSWVLVATEDLNIPPQTQTFMAERADATSVSVAASHAVSVSRPVDVARLINEAAQAIT comes from the coding sequence ATGAATGAACAGACGCCGACTGTCGTCCTCGTGCACGGAGCGTTCGCAGACTCCTCCAGCTGGAACGGCGTCGTGGAGAGGCTCCAGTCGCACGACTACTCGGTGGTGGCCGCCGCCAACCCCCTGCGCGGACTGACCGGCGACGCCGAGTACGTCAGGCAGCTCGTCGCCTCCATCGAAGGCCCCGTCGTCCTAGTCGGCCACTCCTACGGTGGCGCCGTCATCAGCAATGCCGCGGACGGCCTCGACAACGTCAAGGCGCTCGTGTTCGTCGCGGCGTTCATGCCCGAGAAGGGCGAGAGCGCCCTCGACATCGCGGGCATGTTCCCCGGCAGCACCCTGGGTGAGGCGCTCCGGCCGGTGCCGATCACGCTTCCCGACGACAGCCGGACCGTGGACCTCTACATCGACGAGAGCAGGTTTCCCCACCAGTTCGCCGCCGACCTTCCCAAGGAGACCGCTGCGATCATGGCCGCCACCCAGCGTCCCGTGACCAACGCAGCGCTGGCCGAACCCGCCTTCGCCGCGGCATGGAAGGAGATACCGTCCTGGGTTCTCGTGGCCACGGAGGACCTGAACATCCCGCCGCAGACGCAGACCTTCATGGCCGAGCGCGCCGACGCGACCTCGGTCTCCGTGGCTGCCTCCCATGCGGTGAGCGTCTCGCGCCCGGTGGACGTCGCGCGCCTGATCAACGAGGCGGCGCAGGCCATCACCTGA
- a CDS encoding SpoIIE family protein phosphatase — MTMTDEVTYGRPEPKARETSESAIAMVDERGTVVAWTQVAERLLGYAARDVVGGSAALVVPGSEEAPTTSAFVEQCRARNGWPGTTAVRHRNGHTLDINLRFSQVSGYSGAVRWLLSVSDAGPLAGREVNGSARESLLVRAPIGISVRDMELRCTWVNDTVESHDGVSRDRRLGRRFVDALPGAKSEAVEAVMRQVIESGTTRVHEYRTWLASGPAQDHTFAASFFCLQGADGQALGVCTITVDVTEARRVRERLAVLGQAGTRLGGTLDVMETSQELADLAVTLFADYASVDLDQSVPFGEGPSISIGPMSERLPAFRRAGMASIHLGVPESAWERGEPVPVPSVSPIADVLLTGTSHLEPIVDTAPGTWIDKDPVRARKIQESGMHSLMVVPIRTRRALLGVALFVRTGNPAPFQEVDLLLAEELVGRAAMALDNARQYAREHSVALALQRHLLPHRLRGGLAVEAASRYLPADMDHGVGGDWFDVIPLSGARVALVVGDVVGHGINAAATMGRLRTAVHTLADMDLPPEELLAHLDDTVQRLAEEDADALDQTPTVVGATCVYAIYDPVTRTCTMAGAGHPPPAIVDPQGRVTFPELPTGTPLGIGLGGPFEAVEFELPEGSLIALYSDGLIETRDDDIDVGMQRLAAALAQPERSLEDLCTGAMDTLPDQGPRDDATLLVVRTRSLGPSRVASWTLPNDRTAAGAARHLAAGQLTAWGLENLVDSTKVIVSELVTNAVRHSGGPIHVRLIRHQVLTCEVSDTDLCSPRLRRARTGDENGRGLSLVAHLSRRWGCRSIPNGKAVWAEEDLVG, encoded by the coding sequence ATGACCATGACTGACGAGGTGACATACGGTCGCCCAGAGCCGAAGGCGCGCGAGACCTCCGAGTCGGCGATCGCGATGGTCGACGAGCGGGGGACGGTGGTCGCGTGGACGCAGGTCGCCGAGCGGCTTCTCGGGTACGCCGCCAGGGACGTGGTGGGTGGATCTGCCGCACTCGTCGTGCCGGGCTCCGAGGAGGCGCCGACGACATCGGCGTTCGTCGAGCAGTGCCGGGCCCGGAACGGCTGGCCGGGCACCACGGCGGTACGTCACCGAAACGGCCACACGCTCGACATCAACCTGCGGTTCTCGCAGGTGAGCGGGTACAGCGGAGCAGTCCGGTGGCTCCTGTCCGTGAGCGACGCCGGCCCGCTCGCGGGCCGAGAGGTGAACGGATCCGCACGGGAGTCGCTTCTCGTCCGCGCTCCGATCGGCATCTCCGTTCGTGACATGGAGCTGCGCTGCACCTGGGTGAACGACACGGTGGAAAGCCACGACGGCGTTTCCCGTGACCGACGGCTCGGGCGTCGCTTCGTGGACGCGCTGCCCGGTGCCAAGTCCGAAGCGGTCGAGGCCGTGATGCGGCAGGTGATCGAGAGTGGCACCACCAGGGTCCACGAGTACCGGACGTGGCTGGCGTCGGGTCCGGCTCAGGACCACACCTTCGCCGCTTCGTTCTTCTGTCTCCAGGGCGCGGACGGCCAAGCGCTCGGGGTGTGCACCATCACCGTCGATGTCACCGAGGCCCGGCGGGTGCGCGAGCGCCTCGCCGTTCTGGGCCAGGCCGGTACGCGCCTCGGCGGAACACTGGACGTGATGGAGACCAGTCAGGAACTGGCGGACCTGGCCGTGACGCTGTTTGCCGACTACGCCTCCGTCGACCTGGATCAGTCGGTCCCCTTCGGTGAAGGGCCCTCGATCAGCATCGGCCCGATGAGCGAGCGCCTTCCCGCCTTCCGACGTGCCGGTATGGCGTCGATCCATCTGGGGGTCCCCGAATCCGCTTGGGAGCGCGGTGAGCCGGTCCCCGTTCCGTCCGTCTCACCCATCGCCGACGTCCTGCTCACCGGCACCTCCCACCTGGAGCCGATCGTGGACACCGCTCCGGGTACCTGGATCGACAAGGACCCGGTACGGGCGCGGAAGATCCAAGAGAGCGGCATGCACTCCCTGATGGTCGTCCCCATCCGCACGCGGCGTGCCCTGCTGGGCGTGGCGTTGTTCGTCCGCACCGGAAACCCGGCGCCGTTCCAGGAGGTCGACCTCCTCCTGGCCGAAGAACTCGTCGGCCGCGCCGCGATGGCGTTGGACAACGCGCGCCAGTACGCACGTGAACACTCCGTGGCGCTCGCCCTCCAACGCCATCTGCTCCCGCACCGCCTGAGGGGTGGTCTGGCGGTCGAGGCGGCCTCGCGCTACCTGCCCGCCGATATGGACCACGGCGTCGGAGGCGACTGGTTCGACGTGATCCCGCTGTCCGGCGCCAGGGTGGCCCTCGTCGTCGGCGATGTGGTGGGGCACGGCATCAACGCCGCCGCGACCATGGGCAGGCTCCGCACGGCCGTCCACACGCTCGCGGACATGGACCTTCCCCCCGAAGAACTACTGGCCCACCTCGACGACACGGTCCAACGGCTGGCGGAGGAGGACGCGGACGCCTTGGACCAGACCCCCACGGTCGTGGGCGCCACCTGCGTCTATGCCATCTACGACCCGGTCACCCGGACGTGCACCATGGCAGGGGCCGGGCACCCTCCCCCCGCGATCGTCGACCCGCAGGGCCGCGTCACCTTCCCCGAGCTTCCGACCGGAACCCCACTCGGCATCGGACTCGGTGGCCCTTTCGAGGCCGTGGAGTTCGAACTGCCCGAGGGCAGCCTCATCGCCCTGTACTCCGACGGCCTGATCGAGACCCGTGACGACGACATCGACGTGGGGATGCAGCGCCTGGCCGCCGCCCTGGCCCAACCCGAACGGTCCCTCGAAGACCTCTGCACCGGAGCGATGGACACCCTCCCGGATCAGGGACCGCGCGACGACGCCACCTTGCTCGTCGTACGGACCCGCTCACTCGGTCCGTCCCGCGTCGCCTCCTGGACGCTGCCGAACGACCGGACCGCTGCCGGCGCCGCCCGGCACCTGGCGGCCGGTCAGCTGACCGCCTGGGGTCTGGAGAATCTCGTGGACTCCACGAAGGTCATCGTCAGTGAACTGGTCACCAACGCCGTCCGCCACAGCGGCGGTCCGATTCACGTGCGCCTGATCCGGCACCAGGTCCTGACCTGCGAAGTGTCCGACACCGATCTCTGCTCCCCACGTCTGCGTCGCGCACGCACGGGCGACGAGAACGGGCGCGGCCTCAGCCTGGTCGCGCACCTGTCCCGCAGATGGGGCTGCCGCTCGATACCGAACGGCAAGGCTGTCTGGGCGGAAGAAGACCTGGTTGGCTGA